A stretch of the Dyella telluris genome encodes the following:
- a CDS encoding CheR family methyltransferase — translation MSMAATMDNQAGVAAMGGPSLGNAEFEFLRTFVYEQCGISLGEHKRQLVQGRLLRRLRALKLRDFQAYCELLRRDPQQELGELASAISTNVTAFFRESHHFDLLRDELLPRWISEKKNGGRLRIWSAGCATGEEPYTLAMVLAEALEKHNANGLDAKILATDLSPQALETARKGVYALDRLEGVSEERRRRWFLRGEGEYADYACVNPRLRELISILPLNLLHDWPMQGPFDAIFCRNVVIYFDKPTKQRLFQRYAGLLPDGGYLFLGHSESMYGLNDSFDLIGRTVYRKRSA, via the coding sequence ATGAGCATGGCTGCCACGATGGACAATCAAGCTGGCGTGGCGGCCATGGGCGGCCCGTCACTGGGTAATGCGGAGTTCGAGTTCCTGCGCACGTTCGTGTACGAGCAGTGCGGCATCTCGCTGGGCGAGCACAAGCGCCAGCTGGTGCAAGGGCGCCTGCTGCGCCGCCTGCGTGCGCTGAAGCTGCGCGATTTCCAGGCCTACTGCGAGCTGCTGCGGCGTGATCCGCAGCAGGAGCTGGGCGAGCTGGCCAGCGCCATCAGCACCAACGTCACCGCTTTTTTCCGCGAATCGCATCATTTCGACCTGCTGAGGGACGAACTGCTGCCGCGCTGGATCAGCGAAAAGAAGAACGGCGGCCGCCTGCGCATCTGGTCCGCCGGCTGCGCCACCGGCGAAGAGCCGTACACGCTCGCCATGGTGCTGGCCGAGGCGCTGGAAAAGCACAACGCCAACGGCCTGGACGCCAAGATTCTTGCTACCGATCTGTCGCCGCAGGCGCTGGAGACGGCGCGCAAGGGCGTCTACGCGCTTGATCGTCTCGAAGGCGTGAGTGAGGAACGCCGGCGGCGCTGGTTCCTGCGCGGTGAAGGCGAGTACGCCGACTACGCCTGCGTGAACCCGCGCCTGCGCGAGCTGATCAGCATCCTGCCGCTGAACCTGTTGCACGACTGGCCCATGCAGGGTCCGTTCGATGCCATTTTCTGCCGCAACGTCGTCATCTATTTCGACAAACCCACCAAGCAGCGGCTGTTCCAGCGCTACGCCGGACTGCTGCCCGACGGCGGCTACCTGTTCCTTGGCCATTCGGAGTCCATGTACGGACTCAACGACAGTTTTGACCTGATCGGAAGGACGGTCTACCGGAAACGCAGTGCATGA